A section of the Flavobacteriales bacterium genome encodes:
- a CDS encoding S8 family serine peptidase produces MLRQTLLLVAVLFTLPAWTQQAWRPGEVLVRLARGHAMADVERALRPQLPAGLELWSAEPLGERSRYHRVVVQGGGLSEHELAALVVGLPGVEAVSLNHLVHRRAQPNDPQYGSQWHLADMNVEPVWNSTTGGAMANGQRIAVGIIDSGVEGGHPDLADNIAVDAPASDAHGTQVAGVVGAVGDNGIGVSGVNWDVDLVSTASVNDLSDAFTQFQFCLNQRTLFNQSNGAQGRLFVALTISWGIPGVDCGFGEPLFDDLGAAGILVVTAGPNDPTDIDVVDDYPATCPNANNIVVTSYGPLNEVPFAVGNNTVQLLAPGVDIPTTDLGGGTILADGNSFAIPAVAGAVALLYSNDCVTFAQGTTGAPQATAQQVKQAILNGVAPFPGGNAITITGGKLDVHTAYQSLLAQCPACDTLTVELNTPAGSTAQYVLLNGAGTSIAQGTGGSIAICAAEGCFSATVVDGTLQPLDGTFTVLFQGGVIQSGDIVNGALSFTVGTVIPGCTDPSALNYDPAATCDDGSCCTGDVVQIIVPAADFESTGAVDALVVVGTDTVIEATYTIAPSAATGATSAAVVTFCSVPGCAQVTLSNATIPLNVESYLGLITTGGTTYSSFDTQQGFSGPLGALAEVCDGLDNDCDGLVDEDFIWYVDADGDGWGLAGSDSVTCTPPVGAFSQLVGDCDDLNTAIFPGAGDLCAEADGIDNDCNGLADDQDGAFWFLDSDQDGWGNDQEFIQACTPPTGYSAQFGDCDDGDAAVNPGAAEACDGLDNDCDGTADEDFLWYTDADGDGFGAEGAEGVAACVQPPGTAAQAGDCDDARDTVFPGAPELCDGRDNDCDGVADEDFFWFVDADNDGFGDPASVVFSCTPVAGRITTGGDCDDSTAALTIVGAACDDGDPATFGDRITPDCLCLGFMEGSCPAGEIEDCNGNCAPLEWAGDGFCDDGSFEWNGNFIDLTCAALGSDGGDCGPSCPNELCDGVDNDCDGLIDEDFFWYTDADGDGYGDQASQVHSCTVISGMINIGGDCDDGDPAVNPGAAEVCDGVDNNCDGFIDGTSIAFQSGCTNPMACNYDPNAICPDGSCVQGSTITGTERYATNFTATDVNGAPVDLFALLAQGKTVVLDLFTTWCAPSNLMNNSGFLQDWYAHMGPDSLDLIRMISVEIEDTATVNGSLAPFVSTMDWPIINAGGAAIAQQYGALDLYEGFVPTLVMICPDRSARMIYGASGLDELPQTGIFQYDPTAALELLNERCGCRGVPCLANVGCMDVNACDYDPAATCPGPCAQAQEWFVDNDGDGYGTTSIGTACTQPASSAALSGDCDDTDASVQFGFSLFVLTDDPDVEGSAHYMIQQGTTLIEGDLALPLGTQGIGELPVCIGDGCFSITITPNDVPLFAESYLLFATAPEDPVAFSTADGYQTTGSEEVCDGEDNDCDGVVDEGCVQVAARVFLDGPFNPGTGLMNDGMRVLGLVPTTEPYAGLGYVHAGGGGGESTSPAVLAVTGPDAVVDWVLVELRSPSDPSQIVGSRAALLQRDGDVVDTDGLSPVQFTVAPGDHFVALRHRNHLGCMTASALSLGAAVTTVDLTLSSTTTFGTNACRVDGALQLLWCGDVTFNGQVKYAGGGNDRDPILVRIGGALPTATATGYHPEDVNLNGQVKYAGSANDRDPILVTVGGAVPTAVRTQQLP; encoded by the coding sequence ATGCTGCGCCAGACCCTCCTCCTCGTCGCCGTTCTGTTCACCCTTCCAGCCTGGACGCAGCAGGCCTGGCGTCCCGGCGAAGTGCTGGTGCGCCTCGCCCGTGGCCACGCGATGGCCGATGTGGAACGCGCGCTCCGGCCGCAGCTTCCCGCAGGGCTTGAGCTGTGGTCGGCGGAGCCCCTGGGCGAACGGTCGCGCTACCACCGCGTGGTGGTGCAGGGCGGTGGCCTCAGTGAGCACGAGCTTGCGGCCCTCGTCGTCGGGCTGCCCGGCGTGGAGGCCGTCTCGCTCAACCACCTGGTGCACCGTCGCGCCCAGCCCAACGACCCGCAGTACGGCAGCCAGTGGCACCTGGCCGACATGAACGTGGAGCCCGTTTGGAACAGCACCACCGGCGGCGCCATGGCCAACGGGCAACGCATCGCCGTGGGCATCATCGACAGCGGTGTGGAAGGTGGGCATCCCGACCTGGCGGACAACATCGCCGTGGACGCCCCCGCAAGCGACGCGCATGGCACCCAGGTGGCCGGTGTGGTGGGCGCGGTGGGCGACAACGGCATCGGGGTCAGCGGCGTGAACTGGGACGTGGACCTGGTGAGCACGGCATCGGTGAACGACCTAAGCGATGCCTTCACGCAGTTCCAGTTCTGCCTCAACCAGCGCACCCTGTTCAACCAGAGCAACGGGGCTCAGGGGCGCCTCTTCGTGGCGCTCACCATCTCGTGGGGGATCCCCGGCGTGGACTGCGGGTTCGGCGAGCCCCTGTTCGATGACCTCGGCGCAGCGGGCATCCTGGTGGTGACCGCCGGCCCCAACGACCCCACCGACATCGATGTGGTGGACGACTACCCGGCCACCTGTCCGAATGCCAACAACATCGTGGTGACGAGCTACGGACCGCTGAACGAAGTGCCCTTCGCTGTGGGGAACAACACGGTACAGCTGCTCGCCCCCGGAGTGGATATCCCCACCACCGACCTCGGCGGCGGGACCATCCTGGCCGACGGCAACTCATTCGCCATACCGGCCGTGGCGGGGGCGGTCGCCCTCCTGTACAGCAACGACTGCGTGACCTTTGCCCAAGGCACGACCGGCGCGCCGCAGGCCACGGCCCAGCAGGTGAAGCAGGCCATCCTCAATGGTGTGGCGCCCTTCCCCGGCGGTAACGCCATCACCATCACCGGCGGCAAGCTGGACGTGCACACCGCCTATCAATCGTTACTGGCGCAATGCCCCGCGTGCGACACCTTGACCGTTGAGCTCAACACCCCGGCCGGGAGCACCGCGCAGTACGTCCTGCTCAACGGCGCCGGCACCAGCATCGCGCAAGGAACCGGTGGAAGCATTGCGATCTGTGCGGCAGAGGGCTGCTTCAGCGCCACCGTGGTCGATGGCACCCTGCAACCCCTGGATGGGACGTTCACGGTCCTGTTCCAAGGCGGCGTCATCCAGTCCGGAGATATCGTCAACGGTGCGCTGAGCTTCACCGTGGGTACGGTGATCCCCGGCTGCACGGATCCCAGCGCCCTCAACTACGACCCTGCCGCCACCTGTGATGACGGCAGCTGCTGCACCGGCGACGTCGTCCAGATCATCGTGCCTGCGGCCGACTTCGAGAGCACCGGTGCGGTGGATGCCCTGGTCGTGGTCGGAACGGACACCGTGATCGAGGCCACCTACACCATCGCACCCTCGGCAGCCACCGGCGCCACCTCGGCCGCGGTGGTCACGTTCTGCAGCGTGCCCGGTTGCGCCCAAGTGACCTTGAGCAACGCCACGATCCCGCTCAACGTCGAGTCCTACCTCGGCCTCATCACGACCGGCGGCACCACCTACAGCAGCTTCGACACCCAACAGGGCTTCTCCGGCCCCCTCGGCGCGCTGGCCGAGGTCTGCGACGGGCTGGACAATGACTGCGACGGACTGGTGGACGAGGATTTCATCTGGTATGTGGATGCCGATGGCGATGGCTGGGGCCTTGCCGGTAGCGATAGCGTGACCTGCACCCCGCCGGTGGGCGCCTTCAGTCAGCTGGTGGGTGATTGTGACGATCTGAACACCGCCATCTTCCCCGGTGCGGGCGACCTGTGCGCGGAAGCGGACGGCATCGACAACGATTGCAACGGGCTTGCTGACGACCAGGACGGAGCGTTCTGGTTCCTGGACAGCGACCAGGACGGCTGGGGCAACGATCAGGAGTTCATCCAGGCCTGCACGCCACCCACAGGGTATTCCGCCCAGTTCGGCGATTGCGACGACGGTGATGCGGCGGTGAACCCGGGCGCAGCCGAGGCTTGCGACGGCCTCGACAACGACTGCGACGGCACGGCGGATGAGGATTTCCTGTGGTACACCGACGCGGACGGTGACGGCTTCGGCGCGGAGGGTGCTGAAGGCGTGGCCGCCTGTGTGCAGCCGCCTGGAACAGCCGCGCAGGCCGGTGATTGTGACGATGCCCGGGACACCGTGTTCCCCGGAGCCCCCGAACTGTGCGACGGACGTGATAACGACTGCGACGGCGTCGCCGATGAGGACTTCTTCTGGTTCGTGGATGCGGACAACGACGGCTTCGGCGATCCGGCCTCCGTGGTGTTCAGCTGCACCCCAGTGGCCGGCCGCATCACCACCGGCGGCGATTGCGACGACAGCACCGCCGCGCTCACCATCGTGGGTGCGGCCTGCGATGACGGCGACCCGGCCACCTTCGGCGACCGCATCACGCCGGACTGCCTGTGCCTGGGCTTCATGGAGGGCTCCTGTCCGGCGGGCGAGATCGAGGACTGCAACGGGAACTGCGCCCCGCTCGAGTGGGCGGGCGACGGCTTCTGCGACGACGGAAGCTTCGAGTGGAACGGCAACTTCATCGACCTCACCTGTGCTGCGTTGGGGTCGGACGGCGGTGACTGCGGCCCCAGCTGCCCGAACGAGCTCTGCGATGGCGTGGACAACGACTGCGACGGGCTCATCGACGAGGACTTCTTCTGGTACACCGATGCCGACGGGGATGGCTATGGCGACCAGGCGTCACAGGTGCACAGCTGCACGGTGATCTCCGGGATGATCAACATCGGAGGTGATTGCGACGACGGTGACCCGGCCGTGAACCCGGGTGCGGCCGAGGTGTGCGACGGCGTGGACAACAACTGCGACGGCTTCATTGACGGCACCTCCATCGCGTTCCAGAGCGGCTGCACCAACCCCATGGCGTGCAACTACGACCCCAACGCCATCTGCCCCGATGGAAGCTGTGTGCAGGGAAGCACCATCACGGGCACCGAACGCTATGCCACCAACTTCACCGCCACCGATGTGAACGGCGCGCCGGTGGACCTGTTCGCCCTGCTGGCCCAGGGAAAGACCGTGGTGCTCGACCTCTTCACCACCTGGTGCGCGCCCAGCAACCTGATGAACAACTCGGGTTTCCTGCAGGACTGGTACGCCCACATGGGACCCGACAGCCTGGACCTGATCCGCATGATCAGCGTAGAGATCGAGGACACCGCCACGGTGAACGGGTCGCTCGCCCCCTTCGTGTCCACCATGGATTGGCCGATCATCAACGCCGGCGGTGCAGCCATTGCGCAGCAGTACGGCGCGCTGGATCTGTATGAAGGCTTTGTTCCCACCTTGGTGATGATCTGCCCGGACCGCTCGGCCCGGATGATCTATGGTGCATCAGGCCTGGATGAGCTGCCCCAGACCGGCATCTTCCAGTATGACCCGACCGCAGCGTTGGAGCTGCTCAACGAGCGCTGCGGTTGCCGCGGTGTGCCGTGCCTGGCCAATGTGGGCTGCATGGATGTGAACGCCTGCGACTACGATCCCGCCGCCACCTGCCCCGGCCCCTGCGCCCAGGCTCAGGAGTGGTTCGTGGACAACGATGGCGACGGGTATGGCACCACTTCGATCGGCACCGCCTGCACCCAGCCGGCCAGCTCAGCCGCGCTCTCCGGCGACTGCGATGACACCGATGCATCCGTCCAATTCGGATTCAGCTTGTTCGTGCTGACGGACGATCCCGATGTCGAGGGGTCCGCACATTACATGATCCAACAGGGGACGACGCTGATCGAGGGTGATCTCGCCCTGCCGCTCGGAACACAAGGGATCGGCGAACTCCCGGTCTGCATCGGCGACGGCTGCTTCAGCATTACCATCACGCCGAACGATGTGCCGCTCTTCGCCGAGAGCTACCTCCTGTTCGCCACAGCGCCGGAAGATCCGGTCGCGTTCTCCACGGCGGACGGTTACCAGACCACCGGTTCCGAAGAGGTCTGTGACGGGGAGGACAATGATTGCGATGGCGTGGTGGACGAGGGCTGTGTGCAGGTGGCAGCGCGGGTCTTCCTGGACGGCCCCTTCAACCCGGGAACCGGGCTGATGAACGATGGCATGCGCGTCCTGGGCCTGGTGCCGACGACCGAGCCGTACGCCGGCCTTGGATACGTGCATGCCGGTGGCGGTGGTGGCGAGTCCACCAGCCCTGCTGTGCTGGCGGTGACCGGTCCGGATGCCGTCGTGGACTGGGTGCTGGTCGAGCTCCGCTCCCCCTCTGACCCGTCACAGATCGTGGGATCCCGTGCCGCCCTGCTGCAGCGCGATGGGGATGTGGTGGACACCGATGGCCTTTCCCCGGTCCAGTTCACGGTGGCGCCCGGCGATCACTTCGTCGCCCTGCGCCATCGCAACCACCTGGGCTGCATGACCGCCAGCGCGCTGTCCCTGGGCGCAGCCGTCACCACGGTCGACCTGACCCTGTCCAGCACCACCACCTTCGGCACCAACGCCTGCCGCGTGGACGGCGCGCTCCAGCTGCTGTGGTGCGGCGACGTCACGTTCAACGGCCAGGTGAAATACGCCGGTGGCGGCAATGACCGGGACCCCATCCTGGTCCGGATCGGGGGCGCGCTGCCCACGGCCACGGCCACCGGATATCACCCCGAGGATGTGAACCTCAACGGCCAGGTGAAGTACGCCGGCAGTGCCAATGATCGCGATCCGATCCTGGTGACCGTGGGTGGTGCGGTGCCCACGGCCGTGCGTACCCAGCAGCTCCCCTAG
- a CDS encoding peptidase C1, whose translation MPIRMTPDDPQPRRSSPTPSRRGGGGGGGMGSLLPMLIGLLMKNPKLMLVMLVGFGLFYFLGGMKGCAGSGPGGDMISQLASFATGANFDPKLYDQAEVYEPLADNVKNPLPERVTLEKFCPPRLNQGQQGSCVAWASAYAARTIVQAKATGATPTTAEAFSPSYLYNQIKIENSDCQGSYIYRAMENMLDGGVLPFSRFAYTDQTCSKQPTDQERQQARQYRIKGFQRLTLGADEQRTDMLAMKQHLAQGSPIVIGMMVGGSFMQEMEGQEAWLPTERDYAQAGFGGHAMCVVGYDDYKFGDTGGFLIMNSWGPEWGRNGMAWVPYPVFDHFGKEAYAVYPQGEGVDVKPSSFDVRFGFVNNADKANIPLRSTGGNVFRTVSPIAKGTRFKVEVTNNTECYTYLFGEETDGSTYVLFPYTEKHSPYCGITGTRLFPSDHSLEADAVGSVDVMAVVVYNQPIDYRKLNDQLKASTAQGLAAKLQEVLGNELSTGVRFTDGETIGATGPADRNAVAVVLELEKR comes from the coding sequence ATGCCCATCCGGATGACCCCCGACGACCCGCAGCCGCGGCGCAGCTCCCCCACCCCTTCCCGTCGCGGTGGCGGCGGTGGCGGCGGCATGGGGTCGTTGCTACCCATGCTCATCGGCCTGCTGATGAAGAACCCCAAGCTGATGCTGGTGATGCTCGTCGGCTTCGGGCTCTTCTACTTCCTGGGGGGCATGAAGGGCTGTGCGGGCAGCGGTCCCGGCGGCGACATGATCAGCCAGCTCGCCTCCTTCGCCACGGGCGCCAACTTCGATCCCAAGCTCTACGACCAGGCCGAGGTGTACGAACCCCTGGCCGACAACGTGAAGAACCCGCTGCCCGAGCGGGTGACCTTGGAGAAGTTCTGTCCGCCACGCCTCAACCAGGGCCAGCAGGGCAGCTGCGTGGCCTGGGCCAGCGCCTACGCCGCGCGCACCATCGTGCAGGCCAAGGCCACCGGCGCCACGCCCACCACGGCCGAGGCCTTCAGCCCCAGCTACCTCTACAACCAGATCAAGATCGAGAACAGCGACTGCCAGGGCAGCTACATCTACCGCGCCATGGAGAACATGCTGGACGGCGGTGTGCTGCCCTTCAGCCGCTTCGCCTACACCGACCAGACCTGCAGCAAGCAGCCGACCGACCAGGAGCGCCAGCAGGCCCGGCAGTACCGGATCAAGGGCTTTCAGCGCCTCACGCTCGGGGCCGACGAGCAGCGCACCGACATGCTCGCCATGAAGCAGCACCTCGCGCAGGGCTCGCCCATCGTCATCGGCATGATGGTCGGCGGCAGCTTCATGCAGGAGATGGAAGGCCAGGAGGCCTGGCTGCCCACCGAGCGGGACTATGCCCAGGCCGGCTTCGGCGGCCATGCCATGTGCGTGGTGGGCTATGACGATTACAAGTTCGGCGACACCGGCGGCTTCCTGATCATGAACAGCTGGGGCCCCGAGTGGGGCCGCAACGGCATGGCCTGGGTGCCCTACCCCGTGTTCGACCACTTCGGCAAGGAGGCCTACGCCGTGTACCCGCAGGGTGAAGGCGTGGATGTGAAGCCCTCCAGCTTCGATGTGCGCTTCGGCTTCGTGAACAACGCCGACAAGGCCAACATCCCGCTGCGCAGCACCGGCGGCAATGTGTTCCGCACGGTGAGTCCCATCGCCAAGGGCACCCGCTTCAAAGTGGAGGTGACCAACAACACCGAGTGCTACACCTACCTCTTCGGCGAGGAGACCGACGGCAGCACCTACGTCCTCTTCCCCTACACCGAGAAGCACTCGCCCTACTGCGGCATCACCGGCACGCGGCTCTTCCCCAGCGACCACAGCCTGGAGGCCGACGCGGTGGGCTCCGTGGACGTGATGGCCGTGGTGGTGTACAACCAGCCCATCGACTACCGCAAGCTGAACGACCAGCTGAAGGCCAGCACGGCCCAAGGGCTGGCGGCGAAGCTGCAGGAGGTGCTGGGGAACGAGCTGAGCACCGGCGTGCGCTTCACCGACGGGGAGACCATCGGTGCCACGGGTCCGGCGGACCGGAACGCGGTGGCCGTGGTGCTGGAGCTGGAGAAGCGCTGA
- a CDS encoding T9SS type A sorting domain-containing protein produces the protein MWFTDMSKAMYAEADSIIDLIIAQGGGTPSAHTTLVQLQLSLLNAQISPENMTPAQHALLEAMVEENPYGSPSAQALLSLAYRTPYKRVPWLMNDTLPEKRLDAPYSAAIQPAANWTIAPNPATSFVTISSTIALDELRMFNTNGDLVYSRNVNGGMLFQIETANFTAGLYHIQGYAGQEVLTGRVVVTR, from the coding sequence GTGTGGTTCACCGACATGAGCAAGGCGATGTACGCCGAGGCCGATTCCATCATCGACCTCATCATCGCCCAAGGAGGTGGTACGCCCAGCGCGCACACCACTCTTGTCCAGCTACAGCTGAGCTTGCTGAACGCCCAGATATCACCGGAGAACATGACCCCGGCGCAGCACGCGCTACTGGAGGCCATGGTGGAAGAGAACCCCTATGGCAGTCCGAGCGCACAGGCGCTGCTGTCACTGGCCTACCGCACCCCTTACAAGCGTGTACCGTGGCTGATGAACGATACGCTGCCGGAGAAACGACTGGATGCTCCTTACTCTGCTGCGATCCAGCCGGCAGCCAATTGGACCATTGCACCGAATCCGGCTACTTCCTTCGTGACGATCTCAAGCACAATTGCATTGGATGAACTGCGGATGTTCAATACGAACGGCGATCTCGTGTACAGCAGGAACGTGAATGGCGGAATGCTATTTCAGATCGAGACCGCCAACTTCACAGCTGGTCTTTACCACATACAAGGATACGCAGGCCAAGAGGTCCTCACCGGCCGTGTGGTTGTAACGCGTTGA
- a CDS encoding T9SS type A sorting domain-containing protein: protein MRYALNGDTMWSRGYGSIAAFDNVNCLDLLPDSGFALFGTVYTNVGYDMRLIRTDANGDTLWTRRYGGPEDQQCLSGQRTLDGGYVLSGFKYFNNDHVNMYVVKTDSAGHQQWHQWYGSAWIDNAGFILQLPDSGYLLAGARRELELDFLHPCLYRLDKTGAVIWNETYDPDEWGVFFAIPIRTQDGYTMSGGRYDDNTNVIGMLMHVDASGTKRWERTYHTNTQVDHYFYDVKRTLDGGYIMAGTAFDSLLVSQDAWLVKVDSFGCLVPGCQVFDGLEEQVTDLGDVLEVYPNPARDQATVHIALPQGLERKNLRLALVSAEGNLVHEEAVPATATMHSLELSRYPAGLYFVHLRDGARWLAGTKLVLSSP from the coding sequence ATGCGCTATGCCTTGAATGGTGACACGATGTGGTCGCGTGGCTACGGATCGATCGCAGCGTTCGATAACGTGAACTGTTTGGACCTACTACCGGACAGCGGTTTCGCGCTCTTCGGCACGGTCTATACGAATGTCGGTTACGACATGCGCCTGATCCGCACCGACGCGAACGGGGATACGCTGTGGACGCGCCGATACGGCGGCCCGGAGGACCAGCAATGCCTGAGCGGGCAGCGCACCCTGGACGGTGGCTATGTGCTCAGCGGGTTCAAGTACTTCAACAACGACCACGTGAACATGTACGTGGTGAAGACGGATAGCGCAGGCCACCAGCAATGGCACCAGTGGTATGGCAGTGCGTGGATCGACAACGCGGGCTTCATCCTGCAACTGCCGGATAGCGGGTACCTCCTGGCGGGTGCAAGGCGCGAATTGGAACTTGACTTTCTACATCCATGTCTTTATCGACTGGACAAGACCGGAGCCGTGATCTGGAACGAGACGTACGACCCTGATGAATGGGGGGTGTTCTTCGCCATCCCGATCCGCACGCAGGATGGCTACACCATGTCGGGAGGGCGGTATGACGATAACACCAATGTGATCGGCATGCTCATGCATGTGGATGCCTCAGGCACGAAACGCTGGGAGCGCACCTACCACACCAACACCCAGGTGGATCATTATTTCTACGATGTGAAGCGCACGCTGGACGGGGGCTACATCATGGCGGGCACGGCCTTCGACAGCCTGCTGGTGAGCCAGGATGCCTGGTTGGTGAAGGTGGACAGTTTCGGATGTTTGGTGCCCGGCTGCCAGGTGTTCGATGGGTTGGAGGAGCAGGTGACCGACCTGGGCGATGTCTTGGAGGTGTACCCGAACCCGGCCCGCGACCAGGCCACGGTGCACATTGCCCTGCCGCAAGGCCTGGAAAGAAAGAACCTACGTCTGGCCTTGGTCAGCGCGGAAGGGAACTTGGTCCATGAGGAGGCGGTGCCGGCCACCGCGACCATGCATTCGCTGGAGCTCTCGCGCTATCCGGCCGGCCTTTATTTCGTGCATCTGCGCGATGGAGCACGGTGGCTCGCTGGGACGAAGTTGGTGCTGTCTTCGCCGTAG